A genomic region of Fodinisporobacter ferrooxydans contains the following coding sequences:
- a CDS encoding lytic transglycosylase domain-containing protein, producing MNQTVQTNHSRVGWLKRIPGKSWISILLLILLLIVTSSQTFWKWMYPIEYYNEITTVAKEMHADPLLVAAIIRTESKFDEHDVSHAGAVGLMQLMPKTADWIAKQAGFSDYHVQSLAQREVNIRLGSWYINYLVKMFKGNEYAAIAAYNSGPNRVKEWLQSGRWDGTLAGLDHVPVGETRHFVQRVTYNYNIYKKIYK from the coding sequence ATGAACCAGACAGTACAGACAAATCACAGCAGGGTCGGATGGTTAAAGCGAATTCCAGGCAAATCGTGGATTTCCATTCTTTTACTGATTCTATTATTGATTGTCACCAGTTCCCAGACATTTTGGAAATGGATGTATCCCATTGAATACTACAATGAAATCACGACAGTAGCAAAAGAAATGCATGCAGACCCTTTATTGGTTGCTGCGATCATCCGCACGGAAAGTAAATTTGATGAACATGACGTTTCACATGCAGGTGCTGTAGGGCTTATGCAGTTGATGCCGAAAACTGCAGATTGGATCGCCAAACAAGCGGGTTTTTCCGATTACCATGTACAATCACTGGCGCAGCGGGAAGTCAATATCCGGCTTGGAAGCTGGTATATAAACTATCTGGTCAAAATGTTTAAAGGCAACGAATATGCGGCGATTGCGGCATACAACAGTGGGCCGAACCGGGTAAAGGAATGGCTGCAATCCGGCCGCTGGGATGGAACACTCGCCGGACTTGACCACGTACCTGTTGGAGAGACCCGACATTTTGTCCAGCGAGTCACGTATAATTACAATATCTACAAAAAAATTTACAAATAA
- a CDS encoding MFS transporter has translation MEYTQRGRYRWVVFFTIAISYFMVFSQRTAPGLITDTLMRQFHITASALGILTGIQYLAYMSLQIPLGMWADRFGPARFLILGTALDGIGTIFYSMAPNAVVLLASRLFVGIGDAMIWINIVLVLSQWFRPAEFASLLGWTGMSGSLGAVLTTVPLSLWIASAGWRLPFLSLGILLMCCSILLYFVLVKGPKQSPAGTAKSSNELILKAHPSEKGRSVLSRIVKRRQAWATFLCHFGLVGTYIGFIGSWAVPFSMDVYGMSRMNASELVSLGLLGAIIGGPLTGFVSDRMQSRKRPYFILHAITFLSWLLFIILGGKPPLAVLIPLFILIGVGNGGSMLTFAYVRETFSITEVGVASGFANTGGFLSAVTLPFVLGAILDHMHALHALQSTAYQFAFTVPACFALVGWIGSMMMSENKEDESSFPTSSPLPLQTPISK, from the coding sequence TTGGAATATACACAGCGTGGCCGGTATCGTTGGGTTGTTTTTTTCACGATTGCCATTTCGTATTTTATGGTGTTCAGCCAACGGACAGCACCTGGTTTGATCACAGATACGTTGATGCGGCAATTTCATATAACTGCATCTGCATTAGGTATTCTTACAGGAATTCAATATCTGGCGTATATGAGTTTGCAGATTCCATTGGGGATGTGGGCGGATCGTTTCGGGCCCGCCCGGTTTTTAATATTGGGAACAGCACTTGACGGCATCGGGACGATTTTTTACAGCATGGCGCCAAATGCGGTCGTGTTGCTGGCATCCCGCTTATTTGTCGGAATAGGGGATGCCATGATATGGATTAATATCGTATTGGTGCTAAGCCAATGGTTTCGCCCTGCGGAGTTTGCAAGTTTATTGGGGTGGACAGGGATGTCGGGAAGTTTGGGCGCAGTTCTTACAACGGTGCCATTGTCGTTGTGGATTGCTTCAGCCGGTTGGAGACTGCCGTTTCTATCGTTAGGAATCCTGCTCATGTGTTGTTCGATCCTCCTATATTTTGTGTTGGTCAAAGGACCGAAACAATCGCCGGCAGGGACGGCGAAATCATCCAACGAACTGATTCTTAAGGCACATCCCTCCGAAAAAGGACGTTCTGTTTTAAGTCGAATTGTGAAAAGACGGCAAGCGTGGGCAACATTTTTGTGTCATTTTGGGCTGGTGGGCACATATATTGGTTTTATCGGATCCTGGGCAGTTCCTTTCAGTATGGATGTTTATGGAATGTCCCGCATGAATGCCAGTGAACTTGTATCTCTGGGATTGCTTGGTGCAATTATCGGCGGCCCGCTGACGGGCTTCGTATCAGATCGAATGCAGTCGCGCAAACGGCCGTATTTTATCCTTCACGCCATCACATTTTTGAGTTGGCTGCTATTCATTATTCTTGGCGGAAAACCTCCATTAGCCGTTTTAATCCCGTTGTTTATATTGATTGGAGTCGGCAATGGAGGCAGCATGTTGACGTTTGCGTATGTTCGGGAAACATTTTCGATTACGGAAGTCGGCGTTGCTTCCGGCTTTGCAAATACCGGCGGATTTTTAAGTGCTGTGACATTGCCTTTTGTATTAGGGGCGATTCTCGATCATATGCACGCACTGCATGCGCTGCAATCGACAGCGTATCAATTTGCATTTACGGTGCCTGCATGTTTTGCTTTAGTTGGATGGATTGGCAGCATGATGATGTCAGAAAATAAAGAGGATGAAAGTTCTTTTCCAACTTCATCGCCGCTTCCTTTACAAACTCCTATAAGCAAGTAA
- the mutM gene encoding DNA-formamidopyrimidine glycosylase, whose protein sequence is MPELPEVETVRRSLHALIVGKTIQDVSVLLPRIIRTPDDIQQFIQLLKGRTVQKVDRRGKYLLIHFDEGQTLVSHLRMEGKYGLYQSSEPVELHTHVRFFFTDGMELRYRDVRQFGTMDFVSTGDYRAIPGLHGIGVEPLDDALTVRQFRNALIRKHTTIKAALLDQSCIAGLGNIYVDESLFLSGIHPERQVSTLKAKQFADLYTSVRTILANAVAAGGSSVKSYVNGYGTSGQFQHQLLVYGKQGTACPHCGHVIEKLRVAGRGTHICPNCQPKPRNYGSNVRKKSRQKQTPMEG, encoded by the coding sequence ATGCCGGAATTGCCGGAAGTGGAGACCGTTCGCAGAAGTTTACATGCACTGATTGTCGGTAAAACGATACAAGATGTATCCGTACTGCTTCCGCGTATCATCCGAACACCTGATGATATACAACAATTTATCCAGTTGTTAAAGGGGCGTACCGTTCAAAAGGTCGATCGTCGCGGCAAGTATCTGCTGATTCATTTCGACGAAGGCCAGACATTGGTTTCTCATCTGCGAATGGAAGGCAAATATGGATTGTACCAGAGCAGTGAACCGGTGGAGTTGCACACACATGTGCGATTTTTCTTTACAGACGGCATGGAATTGCGCTATCGGGATGTACGTCAATTTGGTACAATGGACTTCGTATCCACAGGTGATTATCGAGCCATCCCCGGATTGCACGGGATAGGGGTGGAACCTTTAGACGATGCTTTGACCGTGCGTCAATTCCGAAATGCTCTCATACGCAAACATACGACGATTAAAGCAGCTTTGCTGGATCAGTCATGCATTGCTGGGCTTGGCAATATATATGTAGATGAATCGCTGTTTCTGTCCGGAATTCATCCGGAGCGGCAAGTCTCCACATTGAAGGCGAAGCAGTTTGCAGATTTGTACACAAGTGTCCGCACCATTTTGGCAAATGCGGTTGCTGCGGGTGGTTCCTCGGTAAAATCCTATGTGAATGGATATGGGACGAGCGGCCAATTTCAACATCAATTGCTGGTATATGGAAAACAAGGAACGGCATGTCCGCACTGTGGACACGTGATTGAAAAGTTGCGTGTTGCCGGGCGCGGAACCCATATATGTCCGAACTGTCAGCCAAAGCCGCGAAACTATGGATCGAATGTCAGAAAAAAGTCCAGACAAAAGCAGACGCCCATGGAAGGATAG
- a CDS encoding glycosyltransferase family 4 protein: MGEPVRVGIVAPEGMVIPPAYGGSVQIYLFHLLKNLTNYHLSTVLPTLFSPTAQNGKHVSFPLIKIHHRKKGLYLREVLQKLAACKLDLIQIDNRPAWVTAIKRKFPKIPVVLNLHSVTFLGDSHISSAHLRQVWREISAVVVNSQALAGVLKHRYGVPSRKIYVIQPGVDLSAFPSRWSNHGMDRRKAFRKANNCETSFVFLYAGRVIRSKGIHTIIQAFQSIHKTYPSTCLFIVGNTHPWEKAYRKFLEKKARNRSIRIIRHLPHHTLVNYYLGADAFLCPSQQFEAFGLVNIEALATGLPVIASKQGGIKEIVAPGCGILVTSFHSEKAFRNAMLKAIRNQSHWRTSMSESSRIRAETAFSWKKTADSFANLYRLLAYRSL, from the coding sequence ATGGGAGAACCGGTGCGCGTCGGGATTGTAGCTCCGGAAGGTATGGTCATTCCGCCCGCTTATGGGGGATCTGTGCAAATTTATTTGTTTCATTTATTGAAAAATTTAACAAATTATCATCTTTCCACTGTACTGCCAACGTTATTCAGTCCAACCGCCCAGAATGGAAAACATGTATCTTTCCCCTTAATAAAGATTCACCATAGGAAAAAGGGCCTTTATTTGCGGGAAGTTCTGCAAAAACTTGCAGCATGCAAACTCGATCTGATCCAGATTGACAATCGGCCGGCCTGGGTAACGGCTATCAAGCGCAAGTTCCCCAAGATTCCCGTCGTTTTAAATTTACACTCTGTTACATTCTTGGGGGACTCTCACATCTCATCCGCGCATCTTAGGCAAGTGTGGCGGGAAATTTCCGCTGTCGTCGTCAATAGCCAGGCTTTGGCAGGTGTTTTAAAGCATCGGTATGGTGTCCCAAGCAGAAAAATTTACGTCATTCAACCAGGTGTGGATCTATCCGCATTTCCATCCAGGTGGTCGAATCATGGTATGGATCGGCGCAAAGCGTTTCGCAAAGCAAACAATTGTGAAACATCTTTCGTCTTTCTGTATGCAGGCCGAGTCATTCGCAGCAAAGGCATCCATACGATTATTCAGGCATTTCAATCGATCCATAAAACCTATCCGTCCACTTGTCTGTTTATCGTAGGCAATACACACCCATGGGAAAAAGCGTATCGAAAATTCCTGGAGAAAAAAGCGAGGAATCGATCCATTCGCATCATTCGCCATCTCCCACACCATACACTTGTAAACTACTATTTGGGAGCTGACGCATTCCTGTGTCCATCGCAACAATTTGAGGCGTTCGGTTTGGTAAATATAGAAGCATTGGCTACCGGTCTGCCCGTCATTGCCAGCAAGCAAGGGGGAATCAAAGAGATCGTGGCGCCTGGCTGCGGTATACTTGTCACATCCTTTCACTCCGAAAAAGCGTTTCGCAATGCGATGCTGAAAGCGATTCGAAATCAAAGCCATTGGCGAACCAGTATGTCGGAATCTTCGAGAATACGGGCGGAAACTGCATTTTCATGGAAAAAAACTGCCGATTCCTTTGCAAACCTGTATCGCTTACTTGCTTATAGGAGTTTGTAA
- the polA gene encoding DNA polymerase I has translation MNENDTRQKLIIIDGNSIAYRAFFALPLLSNGKGQFTNAVYGFTMMLMKLLEDEKPTHIVVAFDAGKANFRHELYKEYKGTREKTPGELSGQFPLVRDIVTAFGIRHLELSGYEADDIIGTITRFAEEQHIPSLVVSGDKDLLQLVSEHVHTLLTRKGITEVERYTIAKVQERYGLTPEQIIDLKGLMGDTSDNIPGIPGVGEKTALKLLHEFGSVEQVLERADQVSGKKLQEKLREFADQARLSKELATIHRSIPLTVDFADFEYQAFDVKKVRDVFRTLEFKSLLDKLPVPQAASANEAGSENGCGFDGDADPSANSAGQTAGLHVDIRIARDDQEIRQFLQTIQADAAIIADVQIPEYAGNFAGIAVAREHSVLYIPIADFQIPEPLIRLLQDEQKIKISYDVKTLMVRMLQHGQGIDTHWFDVLLSSYLLNPSEGQPDIYEILNRDLGWQLSAPDWFGKKAKQEGPADEDRAQWLGQIACGLYLNRSKLAEALEAQSLQELYQELELPLTFVLGQMEALGVAVDRARLQEIGEHLQERIAQLTKDIYQMAGTEFNINSPKQMGEILFDKLGLPTMKKTKTGYSTSADVLEKLAPYHEIVQKILDFRQLGKLLSTYVEGLLKVVETETGKVHTRFNQALTATGRLSSQDPNLQNIPIRMEEGRKLRQAFIPSESGWLILSADYSQVELRIMAHLSQDASMIEAFQQDMDIHTRTASDVFEVPIEAVTSLMRRTAKAVNFGIIYGISDYGLSQNLNITRAQAGEFIENYFAKFKGVKRFMDEIVAKAREDGYVTTMLNRRRYLPDIHSKNFNLRSFAERTAMNTPIQGTAADIIKKAMVNIDKVLKEQSFHARMLLQVHDELIFECPPEELESLQEVVREQMEHALTLRVPLKVDIHYGPTWYEAK, from the coding sequence TTGAATGAAAACGATACAAGACAAAAATTGATCATTATAGATGGGAACAGCATTGCATATCGGGCGTTCTTTGCACTGCCTTTGCTGTCTAATGGCAAAGGCCAGTTTACAAATGCCGTATATGGCTTTACGATGATGCTGATGAAACTGTTGGAAGATGAGAAGCCGACACATATCGTTGTGGCGTTTGACGCAGGGAAAGCGAATTTTCGGCATGAATTGTATAAGGAATACAAAGGAACAAGGGAAAAAACGCCGGGAGAATTATCCGGACAATTCCCGTTGGTTCGCGATATAGTAACTGCTTTTGGGATCCGTCATCTGGAACTGTCCGGTTATGAAGCAGACGATATTATCGGTACGATCACGCGCTTTGCGGAAGAACAACACATTCCCTCCCTCGTCGTTTCCGGCGATAAAGATTTATTGCAATTGGTATCGGAACATGTACATACCCTTTTGACGCGAAAAGGCATTACGGAAGTGGAACGATATACGATTGCGAAAGTACAAGAACGATACGGCCTGACACCGGAGCAAATCATCGATTTAAAGGGATTGATGGGGGATACTTCCGATAACATTCCGGGGATTCCGGGTGTCGGAGAAAAAACGGCTTTAAAATTGCTGCATGAGTTTGGGTCTGTAGAACAAGTGCTGGAGCGGGCAGATCAAGTATCAGGCAAAAAACTGCAAGAAAAACTGCGGGAGTTTGCAGATCAGGCTCGATTATCCAAAGAACTCGCGACGATTCATCGCAGCATCCCGTTGACTGTGGATTTTGCCGATTTCGAATATCAGGCATTTGACGTGAAAAAAGTTCGGGATGTATTCCGTACGTTAGAATTTAAATCATTGCTTGATAAATTGCCGGTGCCGCAAGCGGCTTCCGCCAATGAAGCGGGATCCGAAAACGGATGTGGATTTGACGGGGATGCGGATCCTTCTGCAAATTCTGCAGGGCAAACGGCCGGTTTGCACGTCGATATTCGAATTGCTCGCGATGATCAGGAGATTCGGCAATTTTTACAAACTATTCAAGCAGACGCAGCCATCATTGCGGATGTTCAAATACCGGAATACGCGGGGAATTTTGCAGGAATTGCAGTTGCCAGGGAGCATTCCGTGCTGTATATACCCATCGCCGATTTTCAAATTCCGGAACCATTGATCCGGTTGCTGCAAGATGAGCAAAAAATAAAGATATCCTATGATGTGAAAACTTTGATGGTGCGAATGTTGCAGCATGGACAAGGGATCGATACACATTGGTTTGACGTCTTGTTAAGTTCCTATTTGCTAAACCCTTCGGAAGGACAACCGGACATTTACGAGATTTTGAATCGGGATTTGGGCTGGCAGCTGTCTGCGCCTGATTGGTTTGGCAAAAAGGCAAAACAGGAAGGTCCTGCCGATGAGGATCGTGCACAATGGTTGGGGCAAATTGCCTGCGGGCTGTATTTGAATCGTTCCAAGCTTGCAGAAGCACTAGAGGCACAGTCTTTGCAGGAACTGTATCAAGAACTGGAACTCCCCTTGACATTTGTCTTGGGTCAAATGGAAGCGCTAGGTGTTGCTGTTGATCGGGCACGTCTGCAGGAAATCGGAGAACATCTGCAGGAACGAATCGCCCAATTGACGAAGGACATTTACCAGATGGCAGGAACGGAGTTTAATATTAACTCGCCCAAGCAAATGGGAGAGATTTTATTTGATAAGCTGGGGCTGCCGACGATGAAAAAAACAAAGACGGGTTATTCCACAAGTGCGGATGTGTTGGAAAAATTGGCGCCTTATCATGAAATCGTCCAGAAAATTCTCGATTTCCGCCAATTGGGCAAATTGCTGTCCACATATGTGGAAGGGCTGTTAAAGGTCGTTGAGACAGAGACTGGAAAAGTGCATACACGTTTTAATCAGGCATTGACGGCAACGGGACGTCTTTCCAGCCAAGACCCCAATCTGCAGAATATTCCGATTCGGATGGAAGAAGGACGGAAACTGCGGCAGGCATTTATCCCGTCGGAAAGCGGCTGGTTGATTCTCTCAGCCGACTATTCGCAAGTGGAACTGCGAATTATGGCACATTTGTCACAAGATGCATCGATGATCGAAGCATTTCAGCAGGATATGGACATTCATACACGGACGGCCAGTGATGTGTTTGAAGTGCCGATCGAAGCAGTGACTTCGCTGATGCGGAGGACGGCAAAAGCGGTCAACTTCGGAATTATATACGGAATCAGCGATTATGGCTTGTCGCAAAATCTGAATATTACCCGTGCACAAGCGGGTGAATTCATCGAAAATTATTTTGCAAAATTCAAAGGCGTGAAACGGTTCATGGATGAGATTGTGGCAAAAGCAAGAGAAGATGGCTATGTTACGACAATGTTGAACAGACGCCGCTATTTGCCGGATATTCACAGCAAGAATTTCAACTTGCGCAGTTTTGCCGAACGGACGGCCATGAACACGCCGATTCAGGGCACTGCTGCGGATATCATCAAGAAAGCGATGGTCAATATTGATAAAGTATTGAAAGAGCAGTCCTTTCATGCGCGCATGCTTCTGCAGGTGCATGATGAACTGATATTTGAGTGTCCGCCGGAAGAACTGGAATCTTTGCAAGAGGTCGTGCGGGAACAGATGGAACATGCGCTGACGTTGCGCGTTCCCCTGAAAGTCGATATTCATTATGGCCCTACATGGTATGAAGCGAAGTAA
- the coaE gene encoding dephospho-CoA kinase (Dephospho-CoA kinase (CoaE) performs the final step in coenzyme A biosynthesis.): MIVGLTGGIASGKSTVSHMFRKLGAHIVDADVMARRVVEKGRPALQEIVHAFGPGILLEDGTLNRTKLGEIVFREEQSRKRLNEIVHPRVREEVQADTTTFLQSHPDGIVIHDIPLLFESKLEHTVQAVIVVYVSEEVQRKRLMERNNLTAEEANRRIAAQMPLREKVQRADYKIDNEGTLEQTERQANQIWNLLQKQGRRS; this comes from the coding sequence ATGATCGTTGGTCTTACCGGCGGCATTGCGTCAGGCAAAAGCACAGTTTCCCATATGTTTCGCAAGCTTGGCGCGCATATTGTGGACGCAGATGTGATGGCGCGCCGCGTCGTAGAAAAAGGCAGGCCAGCTCTACAGGAAATTGTACATGCATTTGGGCCGGGAATCCTCTTGGAAGACGGTACCCTAAACCGGACGAAGTTGGGGGAAATCGTATTTCGCGAGGAACAGTCCCGCAAACGCTTGAATGAAATTGTGCATCCCAGGGTCCGTGAAGAGGTGCAGGCAGATACCACAACATTTTTGCAGTCCCATCCCGACGGAATTGTCATACACGATATCCCGTTGTTGTTTGAAAGCAAGTTGGAACATACGGTACAAGCCGTTATTGTCGTATATGTGTCGGAAGAAGTTCAACGCAAGCGGCTGATGGAACGAAACAATCTGACAGCCGAGGAAGCGAATCGGCGAATCGCTGCGCAAATGCCTTTGCGAGAAAAAGTTCAGCGGGCGGATTATAAGATTGACAATGAAGGCACATTGGAACAGACAGAACGGCAAGCCAACCAAATATGGAATCTTTTACAAAAGCAAGGAAGGCGTTCATGA
- a CDS encoding YheC/YheD family protein yields the protein MARRLMGVMTARLAAKKDRRKSLGLTWDRLARHAMAEGLRIVVFHPHYIDWNHKKISGWEFVKIADDALVWQWKRHKFPRVIYDGAFLYDIRKQPEYLQARRKLRTLHVPLFNPALPNKYRLHELLVQTDAGPYIPTTTKIYSVKSCINFIQKHHWVFLKPVRGSGGRGIIEVRKQADESFQICFETKSQKRIHRVVHADELRHSLRNLLRKSGFLAQIGVPLISYQEQKIDFRVPLYRDNHGDWQSIGIICKLGKKGMPVTNFHSGGTIIPFSQVVAFHKESGFVFPAPERMIECAKKGAKAISDAIPNLGLIGIDVGVDIYGNPWMLDFNPRPGRDIMKRKQIDQAMKYTAQFSKFLIGSEKR from the coding sequence GTGGCGAGACGTTTGATGGGTGTTATGACCGCGCGCCTGGCAGCAAAAAAGGATCGGCGAAAATCCTTGGGATTGACTTGGGATCGCTTGGCCAGACACGCAATGGCAGAAGGATTGCGAATTGTCGTTTTTCATCCACATTACATCGATTGGAATCACAAGAAAATTTCCGGTTGGGAGTTTGTAAAAATTGCCGATGATGCGCTTGTGTGGCAATGGAAAAGGCATAAATTTCCGCGTGTCATTTATGATGGCGCGTTTCTCTACGACATCCGCAAGCAACCGGAATATCTGCAAGCCCGCAGAAAACTTCGCACATTGCATGTTCCATTATTCAATCCGGCGCTCCCCAATAAATATCGCTTGCATGAGCTTCTTGTGCAGACAGATGCAGGACCATACATTCCCACAACCACCAAAATTTATTCTGTAAAAAGTTGTATCAATTTTATCCAAAAGCATCATTGGGTTTTTTTAAAACCTGTTCGCGGAAGCGGCGGACGGGGGATTATCGAGGTACGCAAACAAGCGGATGAATCCTTTCAAATCTGTTTTGAAACGAAATCGCAAAAAAGGATACACCGTGTCGTACATGCAGACGAATTAAGGCATTCTTTGCGCAATCTGCTGCGCAAATCCGGGTTTCTCGCACAAATAGGGGTTCCTTTGATTTCCTATCAGGAACAAAAAATCGATTTTCGCGTTCCATTATATCGCGACAATCATGGAGATTGGCAAAGTATAGGAATTATCTGCAAACTAGGGAAGAAAGGAATGCCTGTAACCAATTTTCATTCTGGCGGCACCATCATTCCGTTCTCACAAGTCGTGGCATTCCACAAAGAGTCCGGATTTGTATTTCCGGCGCCGGAGCGAATGATCGAGTGTGCAAAAAAAGGAGCCAAGGCAATTAGCGATGCTATACCGAATCTCGGATTAATAGGAATTGATGTTGGTGTGGACATTTACGGAAATCCATGGATGTTAGACTTTAATCCCCGCCCCGGGCGAGATATTATGAAACGCAAACAAATTGATCAGGCGATGAAGTATACGGCACAATTCAGCAAATTTTTGATCGGCTCCGAAAAGAGGTGA
- a CDS encoding phosphotransferase: MEKRIDSSMQAAIAAFPIHVKKVKRIKSNLYQLQEKDRIFCLKYYPSTTQLDQMTTVVKHVQNKGFKGCYQIIKTRSDIPYFHQNGDPGGWQLTRWVQGDHPDFQKPAQLRQAVLLLAEFHRHAVDVPLQESKKHQRYGNLLEQWEQRLTDLQQWSDEYNHAALKKAADIGEASIERLRKSPVRDVSGREKDGNACVHGDYNYPNLIRRPNGQLTVIDFENAAHDIRIRDLAHIIQRNVHKDPEAAKQLVRMYEKKRPLSKEERAVLAALLAFPYQFWRMIHLQRYHRKQVTDLVLTQWGKKYLSRKYSNSWRRMS, translated from the coding sequence ATGGAAAAGCGAATAGATTCATCCATGCAGGCAGCGATCGCAGCGTTTCCCATACATGTGAAAAAAGTAAAACGCATAAAATCCAATTTGTATCAATTGCAGGAAAAAGACCGGATCTTCTGTTTGAAGTATTATCCTTCCACAACCCAGTTGGATCAGATGACAACTGTCGTCAAACATGTCCAGAACAAAGGATTCAAAGGGTGTTATCAGATCATCAAAACAAGAAGTGACATTCCGTATTTTCATCAAAATGGGGATCCTGGCGGCTGGCAGTTGACACGATGGGTGCAAGGAGACCATCCCGACTTTCAAAAACCTGCACAGTTGCGACAAGCTGTTCTGCTGTTGGCAGAATTTCATCGGCATGCAGTTGATGTTCCGCTGCAGGAAAGCAAGAAACATCAACGGTATGGGAATCTTTTGGAACAGTGGGAGCAACGGCTGACGGATTTGCAACAATGGAGCGATGAATATAATCACGCTGCGTTAAAAAAAGCGGCAGATATCGGGGAGGCAAGTATTGAGCGCTTGCGGAAAAGTCCTGTGCGAGATGTAAGCGGGCGAGAAAAAGATGGGAACGCTTGCGTACATGGGGATTACAACTATCCCAATTTAATTCGCCGACCGAACGGGCAATTGACCGTAATCGATTTTGAAAATGCCGCACATGACATTCGTATTCGCGATTTGGCTCATATTATTCAAAGAAATGTACACAAAGATCCGGAAGCTGCGAAACAATTGGTGCGCATGTATGAAAAAAAACGCCCGCTTTCCAAGGAGGAGCGGGCAGTGTTGGCAGCATTATTGGCATTTCCCTATCAATTTTGGCGTATGATTCATTTGCAGCGCTATCATAGGAAACAAGTTACCGATCTTGTCTTGACACAGTGGGGAAAAAAATATCTTTCGCGTAAGTATTCGAATAGCTGGCGCCGGATGTCATAG